A region from the Cannabis sativa cultivar Pink pepper isolate KNU-18-1 chromosome 9, ASM2916894v1, whole genome shotgun sequence genome encodes:
- the LOC133031215 gene encoding uncharacterized protein LOC133031215: MSANRSWMKAHRRSAEFRSGVDEFVAVATNHVNADGLARCPCMRCLNVNFHTPATIRVHLFLSGIQPSYNPWYFHGETFSQPAVELPENDEEEMADVLADMLRGDPGFDESANTTDSFNEPPINDNNKFDDLFKEMEAELYPGCKKSALNALVKLMHCKVLNRWSNHSFDMLLSILIDLFPEGTKLPKSHYESKMRLRNLGLGYDSIDVCKYNCAIFWKENEKKEFCPVCGESRWVKRKGKGKKVPHKVMRYFPLTPRLKRLYCSRHTAEDMRWHYSQRPKEDGVLRHPADALEEWKRLTAFIRLLLLNLEMSDWDWRLTVLIHLAT, from the coding sequence ATGTCTGCCAACCGAAGTTGGATGAAGGCGCACCGGCGCTCTGCAGAGTTTCGAAGTGGCGTTGACGAGTTCGTTGCGGTAGCAACGAACCACGTGAACGCTGACGGATTAGCTCGATGCCCATGCATGCGGTGTTTGAATGTGAATTTTCACACACCTGCAACTATAAGGGTTCATTTATTTCTCAGTGGGATCCAACCTTCGTACAACCCCTGGTATTTCCACGGGGAGACTTTCTCTCAGCCCGCAGTTGAACTTCCTGAAAATGACGAAGAGGAAATGGCAGATGTGTTGGCGGACATGTTAAGAGGGGACCCTGGGTTTGACGAATCTGCTAACACTACTGATTCTTTCAATGAACCCCCTATCAACGACAACAACAAGTTCGATGACTTGTTTAAGGAGATGGAGGCTGAGTTATATCCAGGTTGCAAAAAATCAGCCCTTAATGCACTGGTAAAGCTTATGCACTGCAAGGTTTTGAATAGGTGGAGCAACCACTCTTTCGATATGTTGCTGTCCATCTTGATTGATCTATTTCCAGAGGGGACAAAATTACCAAAGTCGCATTATGAGTCGAAGATGCGATTGCgcaatctaggtttgggttacgACTCAATAGATGTGTGCAAGTATAATTGTGCTATTTTCTGGAAGGAGAATGAGAAGAAGGAGTTTTGCCCTGTATGTGGCGAATCACGATGGGTGAAAAGAAAGGGTAAGGGGAAAAAAGTTCCTCACAAAGTTATGCGTTACTTCCCACTCACACCTAGGCTGAAACGATTATATTGCTCAAGACACACTGCGGAGGATATGCGGTGGCATTACTCGCAGAGACCAAAAGAAGACGGTGTGCTTAGGCATCCTGCGGATGCGTTGGAAGAATGGAAGCGGTTGACCGCCTTCATCCGTCTTTTGCTGTTGAACCTAGAAATGTCAGACTGGGATTGGCGACTGacggttttaatccatttggcaacatga